The following are encoded together in the Chaetodon auriga isolate fChaAug3 chromosome 4, fChaAug3.hap1, whole genome shotgun sequence genome:
- the zbtb45 gene encoding zinc finger and BTB domain-containing protein 45 has translation MAPGTETVHYIHLHNSSQSVLEALRTQRREGLFCDVTVRIHDASLRAHACVLAAGSPFFQDKLLLGHSEISVPPLVPAETVKQLVDFMYSGSLVVLQSQALCILTAASILQIKTVIDECTQIISQRKAAAGAASAAAAAAAAAAGGGMLGGVLPKQEERGGGNGTERGSSGSCSGGGYAKFSNFLAECGASNMGGGLGGAGVSVSESGPGPMEQANTVSLMPLGDMGPGSMCGGDGLVSGAGTILMKQSSSCTQDVRYKLRDLLAQSANGAGTSSTGNLSAGCSSGVGSVDSIGRDSLRGNTTDLSDDLVGMDRYSEEEDLDGRERGRDGDRDRGASHSRKQRQPLRLQVLGGEGVVVKDEGVQDTDGSVYALEDTRRDGEQGSQESMAGFGQDFYDEQGVFSESFWPQSEPPQAMAFNPRGRVNKPLTPPPTTQSINNQLLFQYPVSQSQPPPFYVGGPMGGIDSMAGTEPSQQAPPPAPMTPAPPPSTSSCSAGPSPSSQGSETSFDCTHCGKSLRSRKNYSKHMFIHSGQKPHQCSICWRSFSLRDYLLKHMVVHTGVRAFQCSMCGKRFTQKSSLNVHMRTHRAERTFQCNVCHRAFTHRTLLERHALQHAHHAPQAQGQGQGRGPDMTSPNKHSPPAMGGPSGMAGAAGMVGSMANMPSHGASST, from the exons ATGGCGCCCGGCACAGAGACCGTGCACTACATCCACCTTCACAACTCCAGCCAGTCGGTGTTGGAAGCCCTGCGCACGCAGCGGCGTGAGGGCCTCTTCTGCGACGTGACGGTGCGGATACATGATGCTTCACTACGCGCCCACGCCTGCGTCCTGGCAGCTGGCAGCCCCTTCTTCCAGGACAAGCTGCTGCTGGGTCACTCTGAAATCTCTGTGCCACCGCTGGTGCCCGCAGAGACCGTGAAGCAGCTTGTGGATTTCATGTACAGCGGCTCACTGGTGGTGCTGCAGTCGCAGGCCCTCTGCATCCTCACTGCTGCCAGCATCCTGCAGATTAAGACGGTCATTGACGAGTGCACCCAGATCATCTCTCAGAGGAAGGCAGCGGCAGGGGCGGCgagtgcagcggcagcagcagcggcagcggcagcaggaggagggatgctCGGAGGAGTTCTGCCTAAACAAGAGGAGCGTGGTGGGGGAAAcgggacagagagaggcagcagtggAAGCTGTTCCGGTGGAGGGTACGCCAAGTTCTCTAACTTCCTGGCTGAATGTGGGGCAAGTAACATGGGCGGGGGATTGGGGGGTGCCGGTGTTAGTGTCAGTGAGAGCGGCCCGGGCCCGATGGAGCAAGCCAACACCGTGAGTCTGATGCCACTGGGCGACATGGGCCCCGGCTCCATGTGTGGTGGCGACGGACTGGTCTCTGGGGCCGGCACAATCCTCATGAAGCAGAGCTCCAGCTGTACTCAGGACGTCAGGTACAAGCTCCGAGACCTGTTGGCGCAGTCAGCCAACGGAGCCGGCACGAGTAGCACAGGGAACCtctcagcaggctgcagctccGGTGTGGGCAGCGTGGACAGCATCGGCAGGGACAGCCTCCGTGGCAACACAACCGACCTCTCTGATGACCTGGTGGGGATGGACAGAtacagcgaggaggaggacttGGACGGGAGAGAGCGGggaagagacggagacagagacagggggGCGAGCCACAGCCGCAAGCAGAGGCAGCCGCTAAGACTCCAG GTGctgggaggagagggagtggTGGTGAAGGATGAAGGGGTTCAGGACACAGATGGGTCCGTCTATGCCTTGGAGGACACAAGACGAGACGGAGAGCAGGGCTCCCAGGAATCCATGGCAGGCTTTGGACAG GATTTCTATGATGAGCAAGGGGTGTTTTCGGAGAGTTTCTGGCCCCAGAGTGAGCCTCCTCAGGCCATGGCTTTCAACCCCAGAGGAAGGGTCAACAAGCCTCTGACTCCACCTCCAACCACACAGTCCATTAACAACCAG CTTCTTTTCCAGTACCCAGTGAGCCAGTCGCAGCCACCTCCGTTTTACGTGGGTGGGCCCATGGGTGGGATTGACAGCATGGCGGGGACGGAGCCCAGTCAGCAGGCCCCTCCCCCGGCACCGATGACACCGGCCCcgcctccctccacctcctcctgctctgccggcccctccccttcctcccagGGATCTGAGACCTCGTTTGACTGCACGCACTGTGGCAAATCTTTACGTTCCAGGAAGAACTACAGCAAGCACATGTTCATCCACTCTG GTCAGAAACCTCATCAGTGCTCCATCTGCTGGCGCTCCTTCTCCCTGCGTGACTACCTCCTCAAACACATGGTGGTGCACACTGGTGTCAGGGCCTTCCAGTGCTCCATGTGCGGCAAGCGCTTCACCCAGAAAAGCTCACTCAACGTGCACATGCGCACCCACCGTGCTGAGCGCACCTTCCAGTGCAACGTGTGCCACCGGGCCTTCACCCACCGCACCTTGTTGGAGCGCCACGCCCTGCAGCACGCCCACCACGCCCCCCAGGCCCAGGGCCAAGGCCAGGGGCGTGGGCCCGACATGACCTCACCCAACAAGCACAGTCCTCCGGCTATGGGAGGGCCCTCAGGTATGGCTGGCGCAGCTGGCATGGTCGGCAGCATGGCCAACATGCCCAGCCACGGAGCCTCCTCCACCTAG
- the dla gene encoding delta-like protein A, translated as MYLFNMGRVILLTLSVMSMLLCQGFCSGVFELKLQEFLNKKGVQGNKNCCKGGLTSSFQQQCECQTFFRICLKHYQPNASPEPPCTYGGAVTPVLGSNSFQVPDVIPESSFTNPIRINFGFTWPGTFSLIIEALHTDSKDDLSTENPDRVISTMTTQRHLTVGEDWSQDLHTGGRTELKYSYRFVCDEHYYGDGCSVFCRPRDDAFGHFTCGERGEIVCDAGWKGQYCTEPICLPGCDEEHGFCEKPGECKCRVGFKGRYCDECIRYPGCLHGTCQQPWQCNCQEGWGGLFCNQDLNYCTHHKPCMNGATCSNTGQGSYTCSCKPGFTGASCEIQVNECAGNPCRNGGSCTDLENTYTCTCPHGFYGNNCELSAMTCADGPCSNGGRCADNPEGGYFCQCPTGYAGFNCEKKIDHCTSSPCSNGARCVDLVNSYLCQCPDGFTGMNCDHTGDECSTYPCQNGGTCQEGPNGYTCTCPPGYTGRNCSSPISRCEHNPCHNGATCHERNNRYVCACVPGYGGRNCQFLLPEHAAIRGSDVPWMAVGSGVALVLLLLAGCAVLVGFFRSKKQRSSQIETVGEGETINNLTNNCHRSDRDLAVSVMPTPGVKNINKKMDLCSGDPDEGSSPGRSSYKSRHPPADYNLVHEVNYEQAAKEAMLEAACEDKCQSLDSFEFEEKRSKRLKCDASEKKAPEMSACADTKYKSVFVMSEEKDECIIATEV; from the exons atgtatttatttaatatgGGGCGCGTCATCCTGCTGACTCTTTCCGTCATGTCCATGTTGCTGTGCCAG GGGTTTTGTTCGGGAGTTTTTGAGCTGAAGTTGCAGGAGTTCTTAAACAAGAAGGGAGTACAGggcaacaaaaactgctgtaagGGAGGCTTGACCTCGTCTTTCCAGCAGCAGTGCGAATGTCAAACCTTCTTCAGAATCTGTCTGAAGCACTACCAGCCCAACGCCTCCCCGGAGCCTCCGTGTACCTACGGCGGCGCTGTGACGCCTGTGCTCGGTTCCAACTCGTTCCAGGTCCCCGATGTCATCCCGGAGAGTTCATTCACCAACCCCATCAGGATTAACTTCGGCTTCACGTGGCCG GGGACCTTCTCGCTGATCATTGAGGCATTACACACCGACTCCAAAGACGACCTCTCCACAG AGAATCCAGACCGCGTCATTAGCACCATGACCACGCAGAGGCATCTAACAGTGGGAGAGGACTGGTCTCAGGACCTGCACACCGGCGGCAGGACGGAGCTCAAGTACTCGTACCGCTTCGTGTGCGATGAGCACTACTACGGGGACGGCTGCTCGGTGTTCTGCCGGCCGAGAGACGACGCCTTCGGCCACTTCACCTGTGGAGAGCGCGGGGAGATTGTGTGCGACGCCGGGTGGAAGGGACAGTACTGCACTGAAC CGATCTGCCTGCCGGGCTGTGACGAAGAGCATGGCTTCTGTGAGAAACCCGGAGAGTGCAA GTGCAGAGTGGGATTCAAAGGCCGCTACTGCGACGAGTGCATTCGTTACCCGGGCTGCCTCCACGGGACCTGCCAGCAGCCCTGGCAGTGCAACTGTCAGGAGGGCTGGGGGGGACTCTTCTGCAACCAAG ATCTCAACTACTGCACTCACCACAAGCCCTGCATGAATGGAGCCACTTGTAGCAACACTGGTCAGGGCAGCTACACCTGTTCCTGCAAGCCTGGCTTCACTGGGGCCAGCTGTGAGATCCAGGTCAACGAATGTGCTGGAAACCCCTGTCGCAACGGAGGAAGCTGCACT GATTTAGAAAACACATATACCTGCACCTGCCCTCATGGTTTCTATGGCAACAACTGCGAGCTGAGTGCCATGACATGTGCTGATGGGCCCTGCTCCAACGGTGGCCGCTGTGCCGACAACCCGGAGGGAGGCTACTTCTGCCAGTGTCCCACAGGCTACGCAGGGTTCAACTGCGAGAAGAAGATTGACCACTGCACCTCCAGCCCCTGCTCCAATG GTGCACGCTGTGTGGATCTTGTCAACTCGTACCTGTGTCAGTGTCCAGATGGTTTCACTGGCATGAACTGTGACCACACAGGGGATGAGTGCTCGACGTACCCTTGCCAAAACGGCGGGACATGCCAGGAAGGTCCTAACGGCTACACCTGCACCTGCCCACCGGGATACACTGGCCGCAACTGCAGTTCACCCATCAGCCGCTGTGAACACAACCCTTGCCACAACGGTGCCACCTGCCACGAGAGAAACAACCGCTACGTCTGTGCGTGTGTTCCTGGCTACGGTGGCAGAAACTGCCAGTTCCTGCTTCCAGAGCATGCTGCGATCCGCGGGTCAGATGTGCCCTGGATGGCCGTCGGGTCCGGTGTGGccctggtgctgctgctgctggcaggaTGCGCTGTGCTTGTTGGATTTTTCCGATCAAAAAAACAGCGCAGCAGTCAAATAGAAACCGTTGGCGAGGGAGAGACAATAAATAACCTGACTAACAACTGTCACCGCAGTGACAGGGACCTGGCAGTCAGTGTGATGCCAACACCAGGCGTCAAAAACATCAACAAGAAGATGGACTTATGCAGCGGTGACCCTGATGAGGGATCTTCACCGGGGAGGAGCAGCTACAAGAGTCGCCATCCGCCTGCAGACTACAACCTCGTACACGAGGTCAACTACGAGCAGGCGGCTAAAGAGGCCATGCTGGAGGCGGCCTGCGAGGACAAGTGCCAATCCCTGGACTCATTTGAGTTCGAGGAGAAACGCAGCAAACGTTTAAAATG CGATGCATCAGAAAAGAAAGCCCCAGAAATGTCTGCATGTGCGGACACCAAGtacaaatctgtgtttgtgatgtCAGAGGAAAAGGACGAATGTATAATAGCAACTGAG gtgtaa